A stretch of the Takifugu flavidus isolate HTHZ2018 chromosome 1, ASM371156v2, whole genome shotgun sequence genome encodes the following:
- the dnajb11 gene encoding dnaJ homolog subfamily B member 11: MASRGINICGVCYLLLYVITVVLGGRDFYKILGVSKSASIRDIKKAYRKLALQLHPDRNQDDPKAQDKFADLGAAYEVLSDEEKRKQYDAYGEEGLKEGHHGSHNDIFSSFFGDFGFMFGGNRQQQDRNIPRGNDIILDLEVTLEEVYSGNFVEVVRNKPVAKEAPGKRKCNCRQEMRTTQLGPGRFQMTQETVCDECPNVKLVNEERTLEVEIEQGVRDEMEYPFIGEGEPHIDGEPGDLRFRIKVLKHPLFERRGDDLYTNVTISLVEALVGFEMDIVHLDGHKVHIVRDKITKPGARMWKKGEGLPNFDNNNIRGSLIITFDVEFPGTQLDEQQKDGIRGLLKQSSVQKIYNGLQGY, encoded by the exons ATGGCTTCCAGAGGAATTAATATTTGCGGTGTATGCTACCTGCTTCTTTACGTTATCACGGTGGTTCTTGGGGG GCGAGACTTCTATAAGATTCTGGGGGTGAGTAAGAGTGCGTCCATCAGGGACATCAAAAAAGCGTACAGAAAGCTGGCTCTTCAGCTGCACCCGGACAGGAACCAAGACGACCCCAAAGCTCAAGACAAATTCGCTGACTTGGGGGCAGCTTATGAG GTGCTCTCtgatgaggaaaaaaggaaacaatatGATGCTTATGGAGAAGAGGGGCTCAAAGAGGGGCACCATGGATCTCATAACGATATCTTCTCAAG ctTCTTTGGTGACTTTGGCTTCATGTTTGGAGGCAAccgacagcagcaggacagaaacatCCCCAGAGGAAACGACATCATACTAGACCTGGAGGTCACTCTCGAGGAGGTCTACTCTGGAAACTTTGTCGAG GTTGTACGCAACAAGCCTGTAGCCAAAGAAGCCCCCGGTAAGAGGAAGTGTaactgcagacaggaaatgaggacaACACAGCTCGGACCAGGTCGGTTCCAGATGACCCAGGAGACAGTTTGTGACGAGTGCCCCAATGTGAA GTTGGTGAATGAGGAGAGGACGCTGGAGGTAGAAATTGAGCAGGGGGTTAGAGATGAAATGGAGTACCCTTTCATTGGAGAAG GCGAGCCGCACATTGATGGTGAACCTGGAGATCTACGCTTCCGTATTAAAGTGTTAAA ACATCCGCTGTTCGAACGCAGAGGAGATGACCTGTACACCAATGTCACCATCTCGCTAGTGGAGGCCCTGGTTGGCTTTGAGATGGATATTGTTCATTTGGATGGACACAAG GTCCACATTGTGAGGGATAAAATCACCAAGCCTGGAGCTCGGATGTGGAAGAAAGGTGAAGGTTTGCCAAACTTTGACAACAATAACATCAGAGGTTCCCTGATTATCACGTTTGATGTGGAATTCCCCGGGACACAGCTCGACGAACAACAGAAAGATG GTATCCGGGGCCTTCTAAAGCAGAGCTCTGTGCAGAAGATTTACAACGGACTACAAGGATACTGA